From the Oncorhynchus nerka isolate Pitt River linkage group LG28, Oner_Uvic_2.0, whole genome shotgun sequence genome, one window contains:
- the tex36 gene encoding testis-expressed protein 36, with translation MTKGGKKYSSMEKDGKWLAHAGLPANDTSKRETCTSTGYMMSQSEPLPPASSIEKYPKIFINTEQGLGRKKCLDERRQHYSHFCLCHHGSVSGVGETRGDFSAYQTDYQDRQDTDGSSTSRRFPSNHLDRSTVAAAAQAGEHFMWFGRHDEDRPVPLEVLAATNCSSSSKPSRHSYHIRH, from the exons ATGACAAAAGGTGGTAAGAAATACTCATCAATGGAAAAGGATGGCAAATGG TTGGCTCATGCAGGTTTACCAGCAAATGACACCAGTAAACGGGAGACGTGCACCAGCACAGGGTATATGATGTCTCAGAGTGAACCACTACCTCCTGCATCGAGCATAGAGAAGTATCCCAAGATCTTCATCAACACAGAACAG GGATTAGGCCGCAAGAAGTGCCTGGACGAGCGTAGACAACATTACTCACACTTCTGCCTGTGCCACCATGGAAGTGTGAGTGGCGTGGGGGAGACGAGGGGAGACTTCTCAGCCTATCAGACAGACTACCAGGACCGCCAGGACACAGACGGCTCCTCCACCAGCAGGCGTTTTCCCAGTAACCATCTTGATAGGTCCACTGTGGCAGCTGCTGCCCAGGCAGGAGAGCACTTTATGTGGTTCGGGAGGCATGATGAGGACCGTCCTGTGCCCCTTGAAGTGCTGGCAGCTACCAACTGCTCCTCCTCATCCAAGCCGTCCAGACACTCCTACCATATCAGGCATTAG